In the Halichoerus grypus chromosome 4, mHalGry1.hap1.1, whole genome shotgun sequence genome, one interval contains:
- the LOC118527760 gene encoding SKA complex subunit 1, which yields MASSDLEQLCSHINEKIANIKRTLSLRNCGQEPTLRTTLDKIGDEIIVVNELLNKLELEIQYQEQTNHSLKELCESLEEDYKDVEHLKENIPPHLPQVTVSQNSANVSDLDPEEPVKAEEPVPTKKPPKEQRSIKEMLFITSDEFNGIPAYMKSRLTYCQINDVIKEINKAVVSKYKILHQPKKSMSSVARNLYHRFIDEETKDTKGHYFIVEADIKEFTALKADKRFHVILNILRHCRRLSEVRGGGLTRYVIT from the coding sequence ATGGCCTCCTCAGATCTGGAACAATTATGCTCTCATATTAATGAAAAGATTGCCAACATTAAAAGAACTCTGTCACTGAGAAATTGTGGTCAGGAACCTACCTTGAGGACTACATTAGATAAAATAGGAGATGAAATCATTGTAGTAAATGAACTTCTAAATAAATTGGAATTGGAGATTCAATATCAAGAACAAACCAACCATTCACTCAAGGAACTCTGTGAATCTCTTGAAGAGGATTATAAAGATGTGGAGCATCTCAAAGAAAACATTCCTCCCCATTTGCCTCAAGTAACAGTAAGCCAGAACTCTGCTAATGTGTCAGATCTTGACCCTGAAGAACCAGTCAAAGCTGAGGAACCTGTACCCACAAAGAAGcccccaaaagaacaaagaagtatTAAAGAAATGCTGTTTATAACTTCTGATGAATTTAATGGCATTCCAGCGTACATGAAATCTCGCTTAACTTATTGTCAAATTAATGATGTTATTAAAGAAATCAACAAGGCGGTGGTTAGTAAATATAAGATCCTACATCAACCAAAAAAGTCAATGAGTTCCGTGGCCAGAAATCTCTATCACAGATTTATTGACGAAGAAACAAAGGATACCAAAGGTCATTATTTCATAGTGGAAGCTGACATAAAGGAGTTCACAGCTCTGAAGGCTGACAAGCGCTTTCACGTGATCCTGAATATCTTACGACACTGCCGGAGGCTCTCAGAGGTCCGAGGGGGGGGCCTTACCCGATACGTTATAACCTGA